From the Halalkalicoccus sp. CGA53 genome, one window contains:
- a CDS encoding HD domain-containing protein encodes MNDSSGNGRYFDPDADHAFPDERLNEVLAFVDDDEEISTYLEAQNVNPVLRKGYNDHGKKHIEIVRNRALCLYDLLKAGGVEFNGARQQGLAEADEAVIIGLAAVLHDIGHVVHRDNHAYYSIPLAADVLDRILPEFYGVADAVRVKGEVLHAILCHHSAEEPLTYEAGVIRVADGLDMERGRSRVPYEKGGRGINTVSSQAIERVSLSAGGSVPVHIEIEMTDAAGVYQVDELLKSKLDGSGLDEYVRIVALNAREEGSLVERLEL; translated from the coding sequence ATGAACGACTCTTCCGGAAACGGTCGGTACTTCGACCCCGACGCCGACCACGCCTTCCCCGACGAGCGGCTGAACGAGGTGCTCGCGTTCGTCGACGACGACGAGGAGATCTCGACGTATCTCGAGGCCCAGAACGTCAATCCCGTGTTACGAAAGGGGTACAACGACCACGGGAAGAAACACATCGAGATCGTTCGCAACCGGGCGCTCTGTCTCTACGACCTGCTGAAAGCTGGCGGGGTGGAGTTCAACGGCGCACGGCAACAGGGGCTCGCGGAGGCAGACGAAGCGGTGATCATCGGGCTCGCGGCGGTGCTCCACGACATCGGCCACGTCGTCCACCGCGACAACCACGCCTACTACTCGATCCCGCTCGCCGCCGACGTCCTCGATCGGATCCTCCCGGAGTTCTACGGCGTGGCCGATGCCGTCCGGGTGAAAGGCGAGGTGCTCCACGCGATCCTCTGTCACCACTCCGCGGAGGAGCCGCTCACCTACGAGGCGGGCGTCATCCGGGTCGCCGACGGCCTCGACATGGAGCGTGGGCGCTCGCGGGTGCCCTACGAGAAGGGCGGTCGCGGGATCAACACGGTCTCGAGCCAGGCGATCGAGCGCGTCTCGTTGAGCGCGGGAGGGTCGGTGCCGGTCCACATCGAGATCGAGATGACCGACGCTGCCGGCGTCTACCAGGTCGACGAGCTGCTGAAGTCCAAACTCGACGGCTCCGGCCTCGACGAGTACGTCCGGATCGTCGCGCTCAACGCCCGCGAGGAGGGCAGCCTCGTCGAACGCCTCGAACTCTGA
- a CDS encoding Lrp/AsnC family transcriptional regulator, with the protein MVRDALDETDRGILHLLQEDARTITTAEMADAIGVSASTVRNRIGRLEADGVLRGYHPEIDYERAGYQLHMVFICCAPVEERAELVAEAMGIEGVVTVREMLTGSANVHIEGVGADSEMVDRISARLTRIGLEIESTDVVKTLHRQPFNHFGTEPVDGE; encoded by the coding sequence ATGGTACGAGACGCACTCGACGAAACCGATCGGGGCATCCTCCACCTGCTCCAGGAGGACGCCCGGACGATCACCACCGCCGAGATGGCCGACGCGATCGGCGTCTCGGCCAGCACCGTCCGCAACCGGATCGGCCGCCTCGAAGCCGACGGCGTGCTCCGAGGCTATCACCCCGAGATCGACTACGAACGAGCGGGTTACCAGCTCCACATGGTGTTCATCTGCTGTGCCCCGGTCGAGGAGCGAGCGGAGCTGGTGGCCGAGGCGATGGGGATCGAGGGGGTCGTGACGGTCCGCGAGATGCTGACCGGGTCCGCGAACGTCCACATCGAGGGGGTCGGCGCCGACTCGGAGATGGTCGACCGGATCAGCGCGCGGCTCACGAGGATCGGCCTCGAGATCGAGTCGACGGACGTCGTCAAGACGCTTCATCGACAGCCGTTCAACCACTTCGGGACCGAGCCGGTCGACGGCGAGTGA
- a CDS encoding DUF7344 domain-containing protein — MSSDHTPKDRDELFQALADDRRQAVLACLAEVEGTLALADLANDVVAREGVESPASPPDAETETVYLSLYHRHVPHLADAGLVSYDPERELVGPGPRFDDLDSLLSGPDDTAADDD; from the coding sequence ATGAGTTCCGACCACACCCCCAAGGACCGCGACGAACTGTTCCAGGCGCTCGCCGACGACCGACGCCAGGCGGTCCTCGCCTGTCTCGCCGAGGTCGAGGGGACGCTCGCGCTGGCCGACCTCGCGAACGACGTCGTGGCCCGCGAGGGGGTCGAATCGCCGGCGAGCCCGCCGGACGCGGAAACCGAGACCGTCTACCTCTCGCTCTATCACCGCCACGTCCCGCACCTGGCCGACGCCGGCCTCGTCAGCTACGACCCCGAGCGCGAACTCGTCGGCCCCGGCCCCCGGTTCGACGACCTCGACTCGCTGCTCTCCGGGCCCGATGATACGGCTGCCGACGACGACTGA
- a CDS encoding serine hydrolase, whose product MDLPLRRREFLVTGTALAAWTAGCMQTEEGDEERTPSGSDDDGPSGLSTEAETGDEAPTETEEPAETETEEPTETEEPTEVEESTETETEEPTETETEDLPETETETEEPTETETEEPTETETDDEGTGEENGETDDEHGEADDEDADDEPEETDDEEEPEGPSASIDASLASEAVPNGYVFEADVDEGDEPIGSTRWEFGDGSDGEGESVAHAYDDPGEYTVSLTVEDDVGETDRVEETITVEERPDGRPITGRFFPELVGVDEALLELVESHDVGGATVAVNHEGEFVHSRGYGWHDRERGGAVAPDALVRIASVTKPMTAAAVRRLDAEGAIDLDEPALDLIDVEPQEGEEPDDRLSEITVGHLLDHRAGWDRDATFDPLFQPIEIANELGLDRPPEPREIARFVLGRPLQFDPGSRRVYSNFGYLLLGLLIEDVTGRSYDEYVRAEVLDPVGSEEVVPARNLPEDRPDREVAYDDGRTCYNAVDLDRGDDVACADGGIDVESMDAAAGLVASAPAVARFMAAYELDGTQRSGAPSQRRTTHGWFTDGTSAVARQGSDGIDVVVLCNSRVPTEDLDDAIETAIDRVEWP is encoded by the coding sequence ATGGATCTGCCACTCCGGCGACGGGAGTTCCTCGTCACCGGAACGGCTCTCGCCGCGTGGACTGCGGGCTGCATGCAGACCGAGGAGGGCGACGAGGAGCGGACGCCGTCGGGGAGCGACGACGACGGCCCGAGCGGGCTATCGACCGAAGCCGAGACGGGGGACGAAGCGCCCACCGAGACCGAAGAACCAGCCGAGACGGAGACGGAGGAACCGACCGAGACTGAGGAACCGACCGAGGTCGAAGAATCGACTGAAACGGAGACCGAAGAGCCGACCGAGACTGAGACCGAAGACCTCCCTGAAACGGAGACCGAGACCGAAGAACCGACCGAGACGGAGACGGAGGAGCCGACCGAGACGGAGACTGACGACGAGGGGACGGGTGAGGAGAACGGGGAGACCGACGACGAACACGGGGAGGCCGACGACGAGGATGCCGACGACGAACCCGAGGAAACCGACGATGAAGAGGAGCCGGAGGGGCCGAGCGCCTCGATCGACGCCTCGCTGGCCTCCGAGGCGGTGCCCAACGGGTACGTCTTCGAGGCCGACGTCGACGAGGGCGACGAACCGATCGGTTCCACCCGGTGGGAGTTCGGCGACGGCAGCGACGGGGAGGGGGAGTCGGTCGCACACGCCTACGACGACCCGGGCGAGTACACCGTCTCGCTGACCGTCGAGGACGACGTCGGCGAGACCGACCGCGTGGAGGAGACGATCACGGTCGAGGAACGCCCCGACGGCCGGCCGATCACGGGACGCTTCTTCCCCGAACTCGTTGGGGTGGACGAAGCCCTCCTGGAGCTCGTCGAATCCCACGACGTCGGCGGGGCGACCGTCGCGGTGAACCACGAGGGCGAGTTCGTCCATTCCCGGGGATACGGCTGGCACGACCGCGAGCGGGGCGGGGCGGTCGCGCCGGACGCGCTCGTACGTATCGCGAGCGTCACCAAGCCGATGACCGCCGCGGCGGTACGACGCCTCGACGCCGAGGGTGCCATCGATCTCGACGAGCCGGCGCTCGATCTGATCGACGTCGAACCGCAGGAGGGCGAGGAGCCGGACGACCGGCTCTCGGAGATCACGGTCGGACACCTGCTCGATCACCGGGCCGGGTGGGACCGCGACGCGACGTTCGACCCGCTCTTCCAGCCGATCGAGATCGCGAACGAACTCGGACTGGATCGGCCGCCGGAGCCGCGGGAGATCGCCCGCTTCGTCCTCGGCCGTCCCCTCCAGTTCGACCCCGGCTCTCGACGCGTCTACTCGAACTTCGGCTACCTGCTGCTCGGCCTGCTGATCGAGGACGTGACGGGGCGGTCGTACGACGAGTACGTGAGAGCGGAGGTGCTCGACCCCGTCGGCTCCGAGGAGGTGGTCCCGGCGCGCAACCTCCCCGAGGACCGACCCGACCGCGAGGTCGCCTACGACGACGGCCGGACCTGCTACAACGCGGTCGACCTCGACCGGGGGGACGACGTCGCCTGTGCGGACGGCGGGATCGACGTCGAGTCGATGGACGCCGCGGCGGGGTTGGTCGCCTCCGCACCGGCGGTCGCCCGGTTCATGGCGGCGTACGAGCTCGACGGCACACAGCGGTCGGGAGCCCCCTCGCAGCGACGGACGACCCACGGCTGGTTCACCGACGGGACGAGCGCGGTCGCCCGACAGGGTTCGGATGGGATCGACGTCGTCGTCCTCTGTAACTCGCGCGTGCCGACCGAGGATCTCGACGACGCCATCGAGACGGCGATCGACCGAGTGGAGTGGCCCTAG
- the pheT gene encoding phenylalanine--tRNA ligase subunit beta — MPVVDIDTDELRSLAGTEKDDEELKADLFGLGLEYEGETEEGELQFEFAPDRLDRLSVEGVARSLRYHYGLDRGISVPRTNSADWVIEVEESVPEERPYVTGAIVRGLSLDERTLDSLIQLQEKLHATMGRGRAKGAIGVHDLAMLKGRAARTASDGSDESGPGTAENRPTIRYTGVEPDGERFVPLDSDAELTPGEVLTEHPTGREYATIVEDYGRMPAIYDEIGLFSFPPVINGRRTEVTTDTRELLVEMTGTDQWTIDRMLAIVCYALASRGATIEEVTVRYPDRELLRPDLETESKLVAHDRIERVLGTGLEIEEAIDCFERAGLDARVSELSSEAFTDYEVKVPAYRVDVLHPIDLVDDVGRAYGFGDLVPRYPDVGTVGGRHERSRLEDAARETLVGMGFEDLLNFHLTSEEATFSRMSVEPGTEVLGGGEPARIREPYSEEYEIVRTWALPSLLTVLSNNTHRRYPQELSEIGLVMEREEGTETGLAERRHVAGVLARTDASYEDARARLQGLCRAFGAELETPAIEHPSFVEGRSAAVVIDDERVGVLGELHPRVLVACDLELPVAAFEFDLDSLT; from the coding sequence ATGCCCGTCGTCGACATCGACACGGACGAGCTTCGCTCGCTCGCCGGCACTGAGAAAGACGATGAGGAGCTGAAAGCCGACCTCTTCGGTCTGGGGCTCGAGTACGAGGGCGAAACTGAGGAGGGAGAGCTCCAGTTCGAGTTCGCGCCCGATCGACTCGACCGGCTCTCGGTCGAGGGGGTCGCCCGTTCGCTCCGGTATCACTACGGGCTCGACCGGGGGATCTCGGTCCCCAGGACGAACAGCGCGGACTGGGTGATCGAGGTCGAGGAGTCGGTGCCCGAGGAACGGCCGTACGTCACCGGGGCGATCGTCAGGGGACTCTCGCTCGACGAGCGGACGCTCGACTCGCTGATCCAACTCCAGGAGAAGCTGCACGCGACGATGGGCCGCGGCCGGGCGAAGGGCGCGATCGGGGTCCACGATCTGGCGATGCTGAAAGGTCGTGCGGCCCGGACGGCCTCCGACGGGTCGGACGAAAGCGGCCCCGGGACGGCCGAGAACCGGCCGACGATCCGCTACACGGGCGTCGAGCCCGACGGCGAGCGGTTCGTCCCCCTCGACTCGGACGCCGAGCTAACCCCCGGCGAGGTGCTTACGGAGCATCCGACCGGCCGCGAGTACGCCACGATCGTCGAGGACTACGGGAGGATGCCGGCGATCTACGACGAGATCGGGCTGTTCTCGTTCCCGCCGGTGATCAACGGTCGACGCACCGAGGTGACGACCGACACGCGGGAACTGCTGGTCGAGATGACCGGCACCGACCAGTGGACGATCGACAGGATGCTCGCGATCGTCTGCTACGCGCTCGCCTCGCGCGGCGCGACGATCGAGGAGGTCACGGTGCGCTACCCGGATCGAGAGCTGCTGCGTCCCGACCTCGAGACCGAGTCGAAGCTCGTCGCCCACGACCGGATCGAGCGCGTGCTCGGGACAGGGTTGGAGATCGAGGAGGCGATCGACTGCTTCGAGCGTGCTGGCCTCGACGCGCGGGTCTCGGAGCTGAGTAGCGAGGCGTTCACCGACTACGAGGTCAAGGTCCCGGCCTACCGGGTCGACGTACTCCACCCGATCGACCTCGTCGACGACGTGGGTCGCGCCTACGGCTTCGGCGACCTCGTACCCCGCTATCCCGACGTCGGAACGGTCGGCGGGCGTCACGAGCGGAGCCGACTGGAGGACGCGGCGCGGGAGACGCTCGTGGGGATGGGCTTCGAGGACCTGCTGAACTTCCACCTCACGAGCGAAGAGGCGACGTTCTCCCGGATGAGCGTCGAGCCGGGTACGGAGGTCCTCGGCGGGGGCGAGCCGGCGCGGATCCGCGAGCCGTACAGCGAGGAGTACGAGATCGTCCGGACGTGGGCGCTGCCGTCGCTGCTGACGGTGCTCTCGAACAACACCCACCGGCGCTACCCGCAGGAGCTCTCGGAGATCGGGCTCGTGATGGAGCGCGAGGAGGGGACGGAGACGGGCCTCGCGGAGCGACGTCACGTCGCGGGCGTCCTCGCCCGGACGGACGCCTCCTACGAGGACGCGCGGGCACGACTCCAGGGGCTCTGCCGGGCGTTCGGTGCGGAGCTAGAGACACCTGCTATCGAACACCCGTCGTTCGTCGAGGGCCGATCCGCCGCGGTCGTGATCGACGACGAGCGGGTGGGGGTCCTCGGTGAGCTCCATCCCCGGGTGCTCGTCGCGTGCGACCTCGAACTCCCGGTCGCGGCGTTCGAGTTCGACCTCGACTCACTGACCTAG
- a CDS encoding HalOD1 output domain-containing protein: MSDRTETPSDGLGREEPETTDGPTIDEREWTFEVKPGERVSTALITAVAELTDQDPLRMERPLYEGVDVDALDALFSGSGSEGVEEVVFTLDSYEVVVHAEGTISIVED; the protein is encoded by the coding sequence GTGAGTGACAGGACGGAGACACCCAGCGATGGGCTCGGACGCGAGGAACCGGAGACGACCGACGGGCCGACGATCGACGAGAGGGAGTGGACGTTCGAGGTGAAGCCGGGCGAGCGCGTCAGCACGGCGCTGATAACGGCGGTCGCGGAGCTGACCGACCAGGATCCTCTGAGGATGGAACGGCCGCTCTACGAGGGCGTCGACGTGGACGCGCTCGACGCGCTCTTCTCCGGCTCCGGCTCCGAGGGCGTCGAGGAGGTCGTCTTCACCCTCGACTCCTACGAGGTCGTCGTTCACGCGGAGGGGACGATCTCGATCGTCGAGGACTGA
- a CDS encoding aminotransferase family protein: MAQRAKPRPTTIRHWSSPDDDVPTFVEGNGTRVTDDEGDEYLDFVSQLYCVNVGHGNERIADAMAEQAKRLAYVSSAKGNDTRDELAGRLAEISPGKLSDVFFSVSGSEANEAAVHLARRYTGGGKVLTRWRSYHGSTYGAGSLTGDPETRNALDDSGAATTGGVKFLPPVPDAFDAEGEELAERAANHLEFVIRNEGPESIAAVLTEPIAGTSGAYTAPEGYFPRVREICDEYDVLLISDEVITGFGRCGEWFGIGTENVEPDMLTFAKGVTSAYAPLAGVIARPEIGEFAREEGVDLGQTFGGHPVACAAAHAALDEYEDGLIENAADLGPVVEERLSTLASEHDVISDVVGRGLHWGLRFADPDTGEAFVHPWVDDADENPVSEAAKEAGERGVLVGTGRPAFQLVLSPPLCVTEEEIDEAIEVLDAAIEASF, encoded by the coding sequence ATGGCACAACGAGCGAAGCCGAGGCCGACGACGATCCGCCACTGGTCGTCGCCGGACGACGACGTGCCGACGTTCGTCGAGGGCAACGGAACGAGAGTGACCGACGACGAGGGTGACGAGTACCTCGATTTCGTCTCACAGCTCTACTGCGTGAACGTCGGTCACGGCAACGAGCGGATCGCGGACGCGATGGCCGAACAGGCGAAACGTCTGGCCTACGTCTCCTCCGCGAAGGGCAACGACACGCGCGACGAACTGGCCGGTCGCCTCGCGGAGATCAGTCCGGGCAAACTCTCGGACGTCTTCTTCTCGGTGTCGGGAAGCGAGGCGAACGAGGCGGCTGTCCACCTCGCACGGCGGTACACGGGCGGGGGGAAGGTGCTCACCCGCTGGCGGTCGTACCACGGCTCGACGTACGGCGCCGGCTCGCTGACGGGCGACCCGGAGACGCGGAACGCGCTCGACGACAGCGGTGCCGCGACGACCGGCGGGGTCAAGTTCCTCCCGCCGGTGCCCGATGCGTTCGACGCCGAGGGCGAGGAGCTCGCCGAGCGGGCGGCGAACCACCTCGAGTTCGTGATCAGAAACGAGGGACCGGAGTCGATCGCGGCGGTGCTCACCGAGCCGATCGCCGGGACGAGCGGCGCGTACACCGCCCCCGAGGGCTACTTCCCGCGCGTCCGGGAGATCTGTGACGAGTACGACGTCCTTCTCATCTCGGACGAGGTGATCACCGGCTTCGGCCGCTGTGGCGAGTGGTTCGGGATCGGGACCGAGAACGTGGAGCCGGACATGCTGACGTTCGCGAAGGGCGTGACGAGCGCGTACGCGCCGCTCGCGGGCGTGATCGCGCGCCCCGAGATCGGCGAGTTCGCCCGCGAGGAGGGCGTCGACCTGGGCCAGACGTTCGGCGGCCACCCGGTGGCCTGCGCCGCCGCCCACGCCGCGCTCGACGAGTACGAGGACGGCCTGATCGAGAACGCGGCCGACCTCGGGCCGGTGGTGGAGGAGCGGCTTTCGACCCTCGCCTCCGAGCACGACGTGATCAGCGACGTGGTCGGCCGCGGGCTTCACTGGGGGCTCCGGTTCGCCGATCCGGATACGGGGGAGGCGTTCGTCCACCCGTGGGTCGACGACGCCGACGAGAACCCTGTCTCCGAGGCGGCGAAGGAAGCCGGAGAGCGCGGCGTGCTCGTCGGGACGGGCCGACCCGCCTTCCAGCTCGTCCTCTCGCCGCCGCTCTGTGTCACCGAGGAGGAGATCGACGAGGCGATCGAGGTGCTGGACGCGGCGATCGAGGCGTCGTTCTGA
- a CDS encoding glutathione S-transferase family protein, with translation MNQLVDGEWVTDAGEYTDDDGSFERGETTFRDRIEDDPDARFPAESGRYHLYVSYACPWAHRVLAIRALKGLEETIGLSVVDPFRADDGWQFTPEREGCTPDRVHGVDYLRELYVRADPEATCRVTVPVLWDTVEGTIVNNESRELLRMLDTEFEAHATREADLYPEGYREAVDEVIDAIYEPINNGVYRAGFATRQAPYDEAIDDLFSALSRWESVLADQRYLAGDRLTEADVCMFTTLVRFDSVYHTHFMCNAKRIVDYPNLWNYLRDVYQTPGIAETVEMDHIKEHYYTTHPDVNPSRIVARGPDLDFAAEHDRDRFD, from the coding sequence ATGAATCAGCTCGTGGACGGGGAGTGGGTCACCGACGCCGGGGAGTACACGGACGACGACGGCTCGTTCGAGCGGGGCGAGACCACGTTCCGCGACCGCATCGAGGACGACCCCGACGCTCGGTTCCCCGCCGAGTCGGGTCGGTACCACCTCTACGTCTCCTACGCCTGCCCGTGGGCACACCGGGTGCTCGCGATCCGGGCGCTCAAGGGCCTCGAGGAGACGATCGGGCTCTCGGTCGTCGATCCGTTCCGAGCCGACGACGGCTGGCAGTTCACCCCGGAACGGGAGGGCTGTACCCCCGACCGGGTCCACGGCGTCGACTACCTCCGCGAGCTCTACGTCCGGGCCGATCCGGAGGCGACCTGTCGGGTGACGGTACCGGTGCTCTGGGACACGGTCGAGGGAACGATCGTGAACAACGAGTCGCGCGAACTCCTCCGTATGCTCGACACCGAGTTCGAGGCCCACGCCACCCGCGAGGCCGACCTCTATCCAGAGGGCTATCGGGAGGCGGTCGACGAGGTCATCGACGCCATCTACGAGCCGATCAACAACGGCGTCTACCGCGCCGGGTTCGCGACGAGACAGGCGCCCTACGACGAGGCGATCGACGACCTCTTCTCGGCGCTCTCTCGCTGGGAGTCCGTGCTCGCGGACCAGCGCTACCTCGCGGGCGATCGGCTCACCGAGGCCGACGTCTGCATGTTCACGACGCTCGTCCGCTTCGACTCCGTCTACCACACCCACTTCATGTGTAACGCGAAGCGGATCGTCGACTACCCGAACCTCTGGAACTACCTCAGGGACGTCTACCAGACGCCCGGGATCGCCGAGACGGTGGAGATGGACCACATCAAAGAGCACTACTACACGACCCACCCCGACGTGAACCCCTCGCGGATCGTCGCCCGCGGTCCCGACCTCGACTTCGCGGCGGAGCACGACCGCGACCGGTTCGACTGA
- a CDS encoding type IV pilin N-terminal domain-containing protein: MTLRNLFAEEERAVSPVIGVILMVAITVILAAVIGTFVLGLGDDVNAAPSAQLSFQVDDDTDNLIISHDGGDALEPGEMSLIVDGTAIDDALDGEEILSAGTSWEVDGETATDEVTVTLVHDPSDSIIKSTELEFSNS, translated from the coding sequence ATGACACTCAGAAACCTGTTCGCGGAGGAGGAACGCGCCGTCTCGCCGGTCATCGGGGTCATCCTGATGGTCGCGATCACGGTCATCCTCGCCGCAGTGATCGGAACGTTCGTGCTTGGACTCGGGGATGACGTAAACGCGGCACCGAGTGCTCAACTAAGCTTTCAAGTTGATGATGATACTGACAATCTAATCATTTCGCATGATGGAGGTGATGCTCTTGAACCAGGAGAGATGTCCCTTATCGTCGACGGAACTGCGATTGATGATGCATTAGATGGAGAGGAAATCCTATCCGCTGGGACTTCGTGGGAAGTAGATGGTGAAACCGCTACTGATGAAGTGACGGTTACTTTGGTCCACGACCCCAGCGATAGTATTATTAAGAGCACTGAGTTAGAATTCTCTAACTCGTAA
- a CDS encoding inorganic phosphate transporter: MSEFLLVVGIVVALFVGYNIGGATTGVSFGPGVGANVVSKVGAALLMSVFFFLGGWIIGPAVVETLGEDLVPSTVLTLETGIVALFFIGLALFVGNVFGVPASTSMTAVGAIAGLGLATGTLDWATMGQIVAWWLVAPVTAFWVSGVIGRYFYPTINRWVAIDTDGKRLISIDRSGTLPTIDLADGASRRELSGSAVVIGIGCYMAFSSGASNVANAIAPLVGSGSLTMSAGVLVACLAVAIGAFTIARRTLDTMGNDLTALPLTAAVIVMVVSATIVTLLSAIGIPVQLVIVSTMSIVGLGWGRASRTTTVSDAMRGEPTATSFGALAGDTEGEAMPPIGEEEPEDMPTSADLFDPSASARVIVLQNVVPIIATIGAFLTFRFVPVFGF, encoded by the coding sequence GTGAGCGAGTTCTTGCTCGTCGTCGGTATCGTAGTCGCCCTCTTCGTCGGGTACAACATCGGCGGGGCGACGACCGGCGTCTCCTTCGGTCCCGGCGTGGGCGCGAACGTCGTCTCCAAGGTCGGCGCCGCGCTCTTGATGTCGGTCTTCTTCTTTCTGGGCGGCTGGATCATCGGCCCCGCAGTCGTCGAGACGCTCGGGGAGGATCTCGTCCCGAGCACCGTCCTCACGCTCGAGACGGGGATCGTCGCGCTCTTTTTCATCGGGCTGGCGCTGTTCGTCGGCAACGTCTTCGGCGTGCCCGCCTCGACCTCGATGACCGCCGTCGGCGCCATCGCGGGTCTGGGCCTCGCGACCGGCACGCTCGACTGGGCGACGATGGGCCAGATCGTCGCCTGGTGGCTCGTCGCACCCGTCACGGCCTTCTGGGTCAGCGGCGTCATCGGGCGGTACTTCTACCCGACGATCAACCGGTGGGTCGCGATCGACACCGACGGGAAACGGCTCATCTCGATCGATCGCTCCGGGACGCTGCCGACGATCGACCTCGCGGACGGCGCCTCGCGGCGAGAGCTCTCGGGGTCGGCCGTCGTCATCGGGATCGGCTGTTACATGGCCTTCTCCTCGGGGGCGTCGAACGTGGCGAACGCGATCGCGCCCCTGGTCGGGAGCGGCTCGCTCACGATGAGCGCGGGCGTGCTCGTCGCCTGTCTCGCCGTGGCGATCGGGGCGTTCACGATCGCGAGACGGACCCTCGACACGATGGGTAACGACCTCACCGCGCTCCCGCTCACCGCCGCGGTGATCGTCATGGTCGTCTCCGCGACGATCGTCACGCTGCTCTCGGCGATCGGGATCCCCGTCCAGCTCGTGATCGTCTCGACGATGAGCATCGTCGGCCTCGGCTGGGGCAGAGCGTCGAGGACGACCACGGTCTCGGACGCGATGCGCGGCGAGCCCACGGCCACCTCCTTCGGCGCGCTCGCGGGCGACACGGAGGGCGAGGCGATGCCGCCGATCGGGGAGGAAGAGCCCGAGGACATGCCCACCTCCGCGGACCTGTTCGACCCATCGGCGTCCGCCCGTGTGATCGTCCTGCAGAACGTCGTCCCGATCATCGCGACGATCGGCGCGTTTCTCACCTTCCGGTTCGTGCCGGTGTTCGGGTTCTAG